ATTCAGAATTTTCTGACTGTTACCAATCAGTTGGCCGGTCCGGAGGCTTTCAGCGTCGCGGCATTGAGTTGCTGGTGCAAGGACAGGCCGTGCGCCATTTTCGCCGCGTCGGTCGGCGCCATGGCAATGCCGACAGGCCCATAGGCAGGATGCTGAAACGCAAGAATCGATCCTTGTGTCTCCGGATCAAGCTGCAGCGCCCAGTTGGTGCGACGTACCGGCGTGAAGGGAACGCCTTCGATGGGTGGAATCTCGGTGCCGATCATGGCCTGATGAACCGTTCCGAGCCCGGAGATCAGATCAGCAACCTGAGCAACATTAAGGTCCAGAACGATTTTCTTGCGGCCGGATGTGATGGTCAGGGAAGCCAGCTTGAGGTCATTGGATGCCGAAATATGAATATGAGGGTCTTTGACGGGTTCCTCAGGAACTGGAGTGTTCTTGGGGGTCGGTTTCTTGCTCATTTTTCGGCCAGCCTTTCTTGCTGATCAAGGTGACCTGAAACAGGTTTTTCAGGAGGTTGCTCGGCTCAGTATAAAGCTGTTTTCTCTATGAGAGAAACACTCTTTCAGGCTGGCGGCGGAGTTGGGCGTTACAGGACAGGCCCCGCCCAGATCCACCAGTCATTCTGCTGTTCCTGCCTGAGCAGGCTTCCGGCGGCTTCCGCGCTTTCGGCTGTGTCGAACAGACCGAAGCATGTAGCGCCGGAACCGCTCATCCGGCTGAGAAGGCAGCCCGGCAATGCGCCGATGGCGTCCAGAACAATGCTGATGGACGGGCAGAGTGCGCAGGCGGGCGGCTCAAGGTCGTTGCTGAGACGCTGAAGATCGTCCGTCATGGCTGTGGCGGACGGCCACCCGGTCGGCAGGATGGCGTCACCTGAAAAAGCAGCGTTGCGCGCCTTGAAAATCGCAGGCGTGGAAACGGCCTCACCGCAGTTCACGAGCACTATGCCACAGGCTGGCAAGGTTGGCGCCGGATCAAGCTGCTCGCCAATGCCGCGCATCAGGATTGGCTTCTGGACCAGACAGACGGGCACATCCGCTCCCAACTGCTCGGCGATCGACAGAAGACGCTGTTCCGGCGTGCCGAGAGCCAGAACCCGGTCCACAAGACGGAGTGTGGCGGCTGCATCGGCTGATCCACCTCCGATACCTGACGCGACCGGCAGGTTTTTTTCGAGAACGAGGCGGCCGGTGAGCGGGGTGTCGCCGCTCTCTGTCAGCAGGCGCGCCGCCCGAATGACAAGGTTGTCGTCGGTGGCTTCCGCGGCGAGCTTCCGCCCGAAGGGGCCGGTCAGTTCAAGCGACAGAGGGGTTGCGGAAGGCACATAAGTGAGCTGGTCCGCAGCTCCCGCGAACACCACCAGACTGTCGAGCAGATGGTAGCCATCCGGCCTTTTGCCCGTGACATGCAGGTAGAGATTGATTTTCGCATGGGCTGCTTCTGTATGACTCACGGGTTCATCCGGCTGTTGTGGGATCGGCCTGCCTTGGTTTAGCGCAGCTTGGCGGATGGCGCGAGATATGAACAGGCCGGTTCCGGTATGTGCCGCGTTTCACCAATAATACAGGACCAGAAGAAACTATTGCCCTTATTTAGCGTTGTGTTTCTGTAGAATAGAGTCGCTCAGTGCAGGTATGGCGTGTGGAAGCCAGCCGGTTTCAGTCACGAAGAGCGCTTATCTGGAGGCCGGCTTGTCTGAGACTGTGTATAGAAACGCCACCCTGTTTGATGGTCTTGGGGGAGCGCCGGTCGAGTCCGATATTTTCGTGCGGGATGGTGTTGTCGCCGCCGTCGGGCAAGCCCTTCCCGCTTCGAAGGAGGCAGTGGAAATTGAATGTCGAGGGCTCTGGCTGCTGCCGGGCATGCTCGATATCCATACCCATCTCGATCTGGAAGTGGAACTGACGCCCGGCCTCCCGGAAGTCGTGAGGCACGGAACGACCACTGTCGTGATCGGCAACTGCTCGATTGGTGTGACCTACGGCAACCAGCGTCGCAATGGTGAGGATCCAATTGTGGATTGCTTTGCCCGGGTGGAAAATATCCCCCGTGCCGTTCTGGTAAAAGTGGCTGAACACTGTAGCTGGAACAGTTCCGGCAGTTATCTGGATCATCTCAGGTCATTGCCGCTTGGTGTGAATATCGCGCCGCTCCTCCCGCATTCCATGGTGCGGATTGAGGCGATGGGTCTGACCGGATCGGTTTCCCGAAAACCAACGGCTGCGGAACTGCGGCAGATGGAGCGGCTGGTGGAGACGGCCATGGAAGAGGGATATGTCGGTCTGTCCACGGATGCGCTCCCCTTCCATTTTCTCGCCAATTCTCCGAACAAGAAAAGTAAAATACCAACCCAGTATGCTGAATTTTCAGAAATAAAACGTCTTTTATCCGTTGTCCGGCGTTTTGGACGAGTCTGGCAGGCGACACCGCCGAAAGACGATGTTGTCGCCGCAGTCAGAGGGTTTCTGCTGACCAGTCGACGTCTTTACCGGCGTGCGCTGAAGACATCCGTTCTGGCAGCCCTTGATCTGCGAACCAACCAGTTGGCTTACAGACTCTGCCTTATGCTGGCTCGCATACTCAATTCAAAAATCATTGGTGGACACTTCCATTTTCAGGCTTTGTCGGCACCTTTCAGAATCTGGAGCGATGGCGCCATCAATCCGGTCGCGGACGAACTGCCGGAACTCCGTGCTCTGAATGAGCTTGAGCTGGATGATCGAAAGGAACGTCTCCGGATTTTGAATGATCCCCAGTGGGAAAAGAATTTTTGTCGCATGTGGATGAAGGGCAGGGAAGGGTTGTCACTTGCCCGGCTGATGCGATGGCTCCGTCTTGATCATGTTGTTCTGAGCCGCTCTCTCGCAGACATGAATGTCGTGGAGTGTCCGCTTCCACACTGGTGCGGCAAGACTCTGAAAGAACCCTATCGCCGACTGCAACTGTGGCGGACATCGGGAGGACGTTACGGAGCGGAGAACGCTGCCGAGGCGGAACTGTTCAGGAAAGCGCGGGATTCTGTGCAGAACGACGCGTTGTTCCTGCTGTTTCTGTTGCGTGAATGGGATACTGCGCTGCGCTGGAATACTGTTATTGCAAATAATAATCCCGATATCCTCAGGCATCTTCTGTTTCACCCCATGACGCTCCCGGGCTTTAACGACAGTGGTGCGCATCTTGCGAATATAGCTTTTTACGATGGCAACCTGCGCACCCTGAAGATCGCGCAGGAGGATGGAGCCGTCCGGGTTGCCGAGAGCATCATGCGTCTGACCTCCATTCCGGCTGAATTTTTCGGTCTGGATGTCGGCGTCATCCGCACAGGCGCCAAGGCGGATCTGTGTCTCATCGACCCGGAAGCGCTCCGTTTGTGGAATCCCGAGCAGACCTGTGAATTACAGGAACGGTCGGAACTGGGGTGTCGCGCCATGGTCAACCGGCCAGTGGGCGTCGTTCGGGAGGTTATGGTGTCAGGACGGCGTGTCTGGATCGAGGGCGAGTATGCGGACGGTCTGGGCGCGATGTCTTATGGTTCGGTGCTGCGTGCCCGCTGAAACAGGCGGATTCAGGGGCGGCGCCGGCAGTCCGCCGCTGGCGAAGGAGCCTTCAACCAGCTTTTTAGATTGTTTTTTTGTGTTAAAATCACTGTGGCTATTGTGACTGCTGACAGGTTGTTTCTCTGCCTGTAAGCTTAATACAGTCTGTGTCATGTTGTGGAAGACGGTGTGTTCCTGCGTGGCGCACATTATGAGGATTGAAAGGGTGTTCGATGAGGTGGCTTTGCGTTCTGGCGGGAGCTCTTGCGATGAGCGTCGCTGTTGCGGCGCATGCTGAAGACTATGGTCAGCAGGTCAAAAAGGCGAAATTTCTGACCATCAAGGATGCCAGGCCCGTTGCCATCTCCAGTGCCGAAAGCCTGCGGAGTGTCGGGAATCTGGAATTCCGGGATGGAAAATATATTGATGATTGCAATCATCCTGTGACGCCTCGCAGCATCACGCTGGATGTCGGAAAAGCTTTGCCTGATGTAAGGGCTGTTTTCCTTGAGGATAGTGCCTGCTATGGAGCGGGTGGAAGCAGTCTGACCCTTCTTGATGGAAATGACCGGGTGATCTGGCAGGATAATGCAGCAGGTGTTGCTGTTCTCGCGACGGTGCATGACAAGGTCAGGGATCTTGCTTTTGGAGAGACCGGTTCGGCGTTCGCTGTGTGGCAGTGGAATGACAGCGGTCACGTCTATGAATTGCTGGAGAATGTTGAACTGCCGAACTGATGGTGTCATCAATATTCCGGATATCAGTTCGCCTCTGAAAATCTCCTGATGTCAGGAGATGAAATGTTTCTGACGCATCCATTCATGAGCCATTTCCGGCCAGACAGCAGTGTCTGTGCCGGGGCGTCCCAGACCAAAGCCATGTCCCCCGTTTCTGAAAAGATGTCTGACTACATCAACATTGTTGTCCTGGCAGGATTTTTCCAGAATAGCAGTATTCTCGGCGCTTGCGATGCGGTCGTCCGCCGCCTGCACGAGAAAAAAAGGTGGATCGCCGCGCTTTACATAAGTTTGCATTGACCAGTCGATACTGTCCTGTTCCGTCGGATGGTCACCAATCAGCATCCGACGCGTGGCTGTATGCTGGTAGGGCGGTTCCAGAGTGACCACAGGATAGGCGAGCAGACTGAGAGCAAGGGTGGCGGACATGGTGTCGTACATGTCGACCGGCTGATAGGTTTTCCATTCCGGCCGGATCGCACACGTCCCCATCAGATGTCCGCCGGCGGAAAACCCGAGAGCGCCGATCCTTGATGGATCGATCCCGAATGCTTTTGCATGGCCGCGCACAAGACGGATGGCGCGCTGGGCATCCTGAAAGGGAGCCAGATGGCCATCTTTCCAGTGTTCTCCAGGAAGTCTGTATAACAGGACGAAGGCGGTAATGCCGAGCGAGGTCAGCCACTGGGCGGGAAGGACACCTTCTTTTCTGATCTGGATATACCGATAGCCACCCCCTCCTGCGACGATGATGGCTGCGCCGTTGGGGCGCTCCGGTCGATGGACGCTCAGTGTGGGAGTGGCGATATTTGTCAGCGCTCCATGTGGCGACAGTCTTGGCATGCCCTGTGGGCCGCCGCCGTCAGGGGGCATGCCGTCCCACAGGGGGATATGCAGGTCATCTTCAGGCAGGGCTTCTTCTGGGTATCCGGCCGCGCCTGAATGGAAGTCATAGGAAGCGCGAGAACAGCGGGTCAGAAACGGCGCTGTCAGTGTGGCGGCGGCATTCAGTGTGAAAAGCCTGCGTTTCAACAGCATATACTAACCACTCCGTATCTCTGGCGATCGTTGTGTCGCTGGCTGTTGCCGAGAGTCAGATCATCACTGATTTGACTCTTCCGGACTCAGGCTTCGTACAGGTGGTCTCGTGCCTGGTTCTCGGCTTCAACAACTCTGAAAAACTCTTCCAGTTTCTTTGGTGTGAATGAAAAGAAGGTATTGTTCCTGTCATCCTTCTGCTCCTTGTCGGGAAAAACAAGAACATTTCTGTCGCGATAGATACGGCCGATATTGGCCTGAATCTGATTGAGCGGATTGAGTGTCCCGATCGTCATGCCATGCTGATTATAGACGGAAGCGTGCTGAGCCGAACCATGCTCGCCAATCTGACATCTCGTCTCAGCCACGAGCCGGATCTGCTCTTCGATGGAGAGTGTTTCAGGCTGAACGATTTCATACCCTCTCTCTCTGGCCATCTCTTCAAATGTGTCCTGCTGTTCGAAGACACGCTGAAATGTTTTATTGGGTTCCCACGCCTTGCGGGAAAGGCAGATTTTTCTCCAGGGTCTGATCTCTTCGGAGACGAGACCTTCGTAACATTCCTTGATAAACTTATGGTACATGTAAGACATGTTGACATACGACGGGATGATTGCGTCGGAGAACGTGAGAAATTCTTTCACATGATCAAAAAACAGAAATGATTCTGATGGAATGCCTGCAACGGTATTCAGCAGTTTGCGACCCCAGGAGGGAGTTTCTGAAGTAATAACGATCTTTCTTTTGCGAAACTCTTCTTCTCCCAGAAGTTTTTGAGCGACTTTCAGACGGGGGATGTCATCAACGAGATAATGCCCGTAGCATCCATAACCTGCCCCGAAGGCGACAATGACCGGTTCTTCCACATGACGGACATTTTCTGCCTGATCAAGACTTTTCCAATGTCCAGCAAGAGTTTCCTGTTCCGTAACAAAGGAAAGATAGGCTTCAAGACGAAGGAATTTTCCTTTTGACCAGTAGCTTCCATGGCCACTCAGTCCCAGGTCATTGACCTGAAAAATATTCAGCTGTGGAATGGCGGCAGGATTTCTTGTTTGTCTGTAAGCCTCAGGTTTTGAAGTGTTTCCGACGATTGTCACGTTGTCGCTTGGCGGAAAATAACAACCGGGCATGGAATTTATGAGTTTGCAGGTGGAAATATCAGATTTTATGGTATTGCGACTGGCGAAACCGACAATGTTGACTCGTTTGAAGTGAATTCCATTGTCACGATATGGAATATCCTCTTCCTCAGGTGTTGATTCAATAAAGCTGTCATACACTTCCGCATCAATCAGAGTGATGCTGTCTTTTGATATGGCGTCTGGTTCTGTCGAGAAGGAATCAAGGATGAAAGCCTGAAAAGCATATTTGGAAGTGATAAGATTGTAGTCGAGAGGAATTGCATGACGGATACAATGCTCTACATAGGCTACGACACGTTCGATATAGGCTTTGATCAGGGAATTGTCTGGTCTGGAGCAAAAAAAGCTCTTGTCCAGAAAACCTTCTCTTTCGATAATACCAAGACCGCGGGCGCAGTTCACGATCGGTGAAATGTTGGCTCGGGCAACGGAGTGGATGTCAACGGAAACGCCACCTTCCTTATACAGGGACAGCAGCAGGAAAAAATCTGATTCAGCCTGAGGGATTTCCAGACGATCAAAAATAGAGGTGATATCATCGCCGAAGTTTAACGATATATAATCACGGGCCATAGGCTTGTTGTAGCAGGTATAAAGAGCCGATCTGTTCTTGTTGAAGAAGCCGACATTCTCGATATATTCGCGCGTGTAATGCTCGGGATTATGCCGCATCTGCCTGATAAGGCTCGGGATGGAGGCGAACCTGTTATCGTAGATGTCGAATTCTTTCGAAAAATACTCTTTTGAGCTGCTCACCGTCTTCCTGAAATAAGGAAGTATTTCATTCCATGTGACGCCTTTTTCCCGAGCCGTGACATACGCCAGCTTTGCGAGATTGGGCTCATGTCCGGTGGAGGCTTCTGATTTCAAAAGCGCTACACAGGATGCATGCACTTCCTGCAGACAGTTTTCGCCGTGCAGGTAAATATCACGAAGATACGTCTCGGCGGTATTTTTCAGGAATCCCTGTGATTCATTGATCAGCCGGAAAAGAATATTTCTGGAGGTTTCTGATTTCCATGCGGACAGATCCTCACGAGATTCTTCAATAAACATTTCTTCTCCTGCCCCAGACTGTGCGGACTTCAGATAAGGAACTATTAAAAATAGAAAGGTAAATTACCAATAATTACTTACAAAGCAATAATATTTATATTTTTATCGATTATTTATCAAAAAAATACCGAAAAATAAAATCATGAATATCGCGATAAATATTTATTGGGAAGACATCCGGTCCCGTTCATGGTCATCAGTTCAAAATCTGGGGCGAGGACAGCGTTGTGGATAAAGCGGGGGCTTCACCACCGCTTCCGTCTGGCCCCCCGAAGCGTGTGCATGGCAAATACGCCAATGCCAAGCAGAATTGCGGCGAATGTCTGATGAACAGTTCCTGCCCATGCAGGTACAACCAGCAGCAGCGTCGTGACGCCCAGAGCGTACTGAATCAGCACGGCCCATCCCAGCAATGCGACGGCGGCGTGGGCGCGTGTTGTCAGTTTTGTTTTCATGCCTGTGAGAACTGTCAGGCCAATTGCCAGCGCCGTCACTGTCGCCAGAAGGCGGTGATCGAACTGCACCGCCGGAATGTTGGCGATCCAGTTATACCAGAACGGGCTGAGCTTGGCGTACCCTTCCGGGATCAGATGGCCATCCATCAGGGGGAACGTGTTGAAGACGAACCCGGCATGGGTGCCCGCCGTAAAGCCTCCCGCCACAATCGTCAGGCCGATCAGGCCGAGGGCCGCGTGCAGGACGCTGCGGGTCCGGCGCGCACCAGCCATATCAGGCAGGACTTCCGGCTCGGGAAAACGCACCGAGAGCGCTGTCCACAGGATCGCGACATACAGAAGGAGCGCCATGCCAAGATGCAACACAAGCCTCACCGGCTCGACCGCCGTACTGTCCGCGCGGAAGCCTGACGCCACCATGAACCAGCCGATCGCTCCCTGAAGTCCGCCAAGCATAAAGAAGACCAGCAGACGGATCACCAGCCCACGGGTCAGCGCTTTTCTGAAAGCAAAAAACGCCAGACCTCCGAGCAGGTTGATGCCCATCAGCCGCCCCCAGAAACGGTGGATCCATTCCAGCCAGAAAATCTGCTGGAAGCCGGCCAGCCCAAATCCGTCATGCAGAATCTTGTACTGCGGGATGCCCTGATAAAGAGCGAACTCATGCTCCCACTGGGCATGCGTCAGCGGAGGAATGATTCCTGTCAGCGGACGCCATTCCATGATCGACAGACCCGAGCCGGTCAGGCGAGTCGCGCCGCCGAGGGCGATCATGCCGAGCAGCATGACGCAGATGCTCAGCAGCCAGTTGGAAACATGGCGGCGATCACGCAGCCTCATGCCGTCACCAGCCTGTATGGCGTCGATTGAGGAAGAGGCTGAGGCAGGGGAGGACGTATTGGACATTTCGTCGGTTTAACGCGCTCTTGCAACCGTGGGCAAGGAGGTGTTACCGCGCGCCATGAGCGAAAGCCCGATGTCAGATCCGACAGAAATGCACGACGGACAGATCCCGCCAGAGCAGGAGAAGGATTCCGGGAACCAGACGGTCCCATCCGCACTTTCTCTCCTCCGTCCGGCCGTCATGTTGATCGTCCTTCTGGGCGGCGCGATTGCCTTGCGGGAAGTGCCCGCGCTCCATGATCTGCTCAATGACACAGCCCAGCTCCGTCAGGGTGTTTCCGGGCGTCTCTGGTTCTGTCTCGCCGGAACGCTCTGGTGCCTCTTTGGCCTGCCACGCCAGATCCTGTGTTTCGCGGCTGGTGTGGCGTACGGTCTGGCTGAAGGAACGGCGTTCGCGACGTTGAGTACCGTCGCGGGCTCAGTGCTGTGCTGGGCCTGGGCGCGATGGGGCGCGCACAACTGGGCGCGGGAGACCATGGCGCGCAGGAAACATCAGGGAAAAGGTGGCATTCTCATGCGTTACGGAGAGCGAGTCGCCGGAATGCTTGATCGCCATCCGTTCGAGACGATTGTTACCCTGCGCCTGCTGCCGGTTGGGTCGGCGCTGCTGCTCAACCTGTTTGCGGGCCTGTCCGCTGTCGCCCTGCTGCCTTTTACAACCGCGACGCTGGTGGGAAGTCTTCCGCAAAGCCTCATTTTTGTTCTGCTGGGGTCAGGCGCGCAGTTTGGCGGTGTGGGGCGGACACTCATTGCCGTGGCGCTTTTCGCAGTTTCCGGTGTTCTGGGATACCGGCTGCTCAGACGCCTTGCCCGTAAGCGGTAGGCCGGTTTTTCGTCTGACCATCAGCCATGCACTGCGACAGGCTGCATCATGTTTTTCGCCTGTTGCTCCACAACGACGCAAGTGTTCCTGCCGTCACAATGATGGAAAGCATCAGAAAAACTCACCTTACCCCTTGCAGAGAAGCAAAGCGGGACGCTAGGAGCAGCAGGACACGCCATAACTCTTTATTTTTGTATGGCGTGCAGGATCCAAAGTCACCGTCACGTTGTCCGTGGCCGCGTCTGTCATAAATCCGCAAGCTTTTGCCCAGACATCACCAGACCACAACATCCGGGAAATGGCATGGCCGCTAACGCCCAGCCTCAGCAGCCTTCATCACGACACAGGTATGAAGTCCAGTCGACAACGCCCTGGTGGTTGCCGGTTCTGCTCGGATTCCTGACGGCTGTCGGTCCCATCTCGACGGACATCTATCTGCCGGCGTTCCCTTCGATGGTGCAGACGCTGCATACGAGTCTGTCGTCCGTGCAGATGACGCTGTCCATCTGGTTCGTCGGGCTCGCCATCGGACAGTTGACGGTCGGTCCTCTCTCGGACCGGTTCGGACGGCGCATGCCGCTGATCGCCGGGAATGTCATTTTCGCAGTCTGCTCGGCTGTCTGTGCGGCTGCACCGGATATCGTGACCTTCAGCATTGCCCGTTTCGTCGCCTCGATCGGGGCGTCGGCCAGTCTGGTCATCCCGACCGCCTGCGTGCGCGATCTGGTGCCGGATCAGCGGGCGGGAGCGCGCATGATGTCCCGTCTCGTGATGGTCATGGGTGTGGTGCCGATTCTCGCTCCGATGCTCGGCGGGATTGTGGTGACCTTCGTATCGTGGCGGGTGATCTTCTGGGCGTCCGCGGCGTACGGGCTCCTCTGCGTGCTGCTGGTTCTGCGTATGCTGCCGGAAACGCTGGACCACGAGCACCGTCTGCGCCTGCCGCCCATCACGCTGATGACACGTTACATCGTGCTCCTCCGTCATCGCGCCTTTCTCTCGCACGCGATGATCGCCGCTTTCTCGACCTTTCTGTCGTTCAGCTACCTGACGGCTGCGTCACCGGTTTTCATCAACGGTTTCCATTTTACGCCGTTCCAGTTCTCGATGCTGTTTGGTCTGTTCGCCGTGTTCATGATCGGCGCGTCCCAGGTCAACGGCGCTCTGGTCAGCCGGTTTGACCCTCATAAAATCCTCTCCGTCGCCATCTGTATTTCCCTTGTCGGCAGTCTGCTGCTGACGGCGATTGCGTTCTGGCTGAACGTCCATCCCGGCTCCGGGCACGGTCTGTCGCTGATGGTGGTTCCTGTCATCATGGCCATGCTGCTCACGCTCAGCCCCACCGGCGTGATCTATCCGAACGCCACGATGGGCGCTCTGGCGG
The Acetobacter aceti genome window above contains:
- a CDS encoding TVP38/TMEM64 family protein; its protein translation is MSDPTEMHDGQIPPEQEKDSGNQTVPSALSLLRPAVMLIVLLGGAIALREVPALHDLLNDTAQLRQGVSGRLWFCLAGTLWCLFGLPRQILCFAAGVAYGLAEGTAFATLSTVAGSVLCWAWARWGAHNWARETMARRKHQGKGGILMRYGERVAGMLDRHPFETIVTLRLLPVGSALLLNLFAGLSAVALLPFTTATLVGSLPQSLIFVLLGSGAQFGGVGRTLIAVALFAVSGVLGYRLLRRLARKR
- a CDS encoding alpha/beta hydrolase, whose protein sequence is MLLKRRLFTLNAAATLTAPFLTRCSRASYDFHSGAAGYPEEALPEDDLHIPLWDGMPPDGGGPQGMPRLSPHGALTNIATPTLSVHRPERPNGAAIIVAGGGGYRYIQIRKEGVLPAQWLTSLGITAFVLLYRLPGEHWKDGHLAPFQDAQRAIRLVRGHAKAFGIDPSRIGALGFSAGGHLMGTCAIRPEWKTYQPVDMYDTMSATLALSLLAYPVVTLEPPYQHTATRRMLIGDHPTEQDSIDWSMQTYVKRGDPPFFLVQAADDRIASAENTAILEKSCQDNNVDVVRHLFRNGGHGFGLGRPGTDTAVWPEMAHEWMRQKHFIS
- a CDS encoding multidrug effflux MFS transporter, whose protein sequence is MAANAQPQQPSSRHRYEVQSTTPWWLPVLLGFLTAVGPISTDIYLPAFPSMVQTLHTSLSSVQMTLSIWFVGLAIGQLTVGPLSDRFGRRMPLIAGNVIFAVCSAVCAAAPDIVTFSIARFVASIGASASLVIPTACVRDLVPDQRAGARMMSRLVMVMGVVPILAPMLGGIVVTFVSWRVIFWASAAYGLLCVLLVLRMLPETLDHEHRLRLPPITLMTRYIVLLRHRAFLSHAMIAAFSTFLSFSYLTAASPVFINGFHFTPFQFSMLFGLFAVFMIGASQVNGALVSRFDPHKILSVAICISLVGSLLLTAIAFWLNVHPGSGHGLSLMVVPVIMAMLLTLSPTGVIYPNATMGALADQARVAGTASALAGTMQYVFGAIAGVLVGLLSGMPFFGEQTPLPMAIGMAMGAVAMLLCLPMRPAVR
- a CDS encoding COX15/CtaA family protein, yielding MRLRDRRHVSNWLLSICVMLLGMIALGGATRLTGSGLSIMEWRPLTGIIPPLTHAQWEHEFALYQGIPQYKILHDGFGLAGFQQIFWLEWIHRFWGRLMGINLLGGLAFFAFRKALTRGLVIRLLVFFMLGGLQGAIGWFMVASGFRADSTAVEPVRLVLHLGMALLLYVAILWTALSVRFPEPEVLPDMAGARRTRSVLHAALGLIGLTIVAGGFTAGTHAGFVFNTFPLMDGHLIPEGYAKLSPFWYNWIANIPAVQFDHRLLATVTALAIGLTVLTGMKTKLTTRAHAAVALLGWAVLIQYALGVTTLLLVVPAWAGTVHQTFAAILLGIGVFAMHTLRGARRKRW
- a CDS encoding glycosyltransferase 61 family protein, encoding MARDYISLNFGDDITSIFDRLEIPQAESDFFLLLSLYKEGGVSVDIHSVARANISPIVNCARGLGIIEREGFLDKSFFCSRPDNSLIKAYIERVVAYVEHCIRHAIPLDYNLITSKYAFQAFILDSFSTEPDAISKDSITLIDAEVYDSFIESTPEEEDIPYRDNGIHFKRVNIVGFASRNTIKSDISTCKLINSMPGCYFPPSDNVTIVGNTSKPEAYRQTRNPAAIPQLNIFQVNDLGLSGHGSYWSKGKFLRLEAYLSFVTEQETLAGHWKSLDQAENVRHVEEPVIVAFGAGYGCYGHYLVDDIPRLKVAQKLLGEEEFRKRKIVITSETPSWGRKLLNTVAGIPSESFLFFDHVKEFLTFSDAIIPSYVNMSYMYHKFIKECYEGLVSEEIRPWRKICLSRKAWEPNKTFQRVFEQQDTFEEMARERGYEIVQPETLSIEEQIRLVAETRCQIGEHGSAQHASVYNQHGMTIGTLNPLNQIQANIGRIYRDRNVLVFPDKEQKDDRNNTFFSFTPKKLEEFFRVVEAENQARDHLYEA
- a CDS encoding amidohydrolase family protein; the encoded protein is MSETVYRNATLFDGLGGAPVESDIFVRDGVVAAVGQALPASKEAVEIECRGLWLLPGMLDIHTHLDLEVELTPGLPEVVRHGTTTVVIGNCSIGVTYGNQRRNGEDPIVDCFARVENIPRAVLVKVAEHCSWNSSGSYLDHLRSLPLGVNIAPLLPHSMVRIEAMGLTGSVSRKPTAAELRQMERLVETAMEEGYVGLSTDALPFHFLANSPNKKSKIPTQYAEFSEIKRLLSVVRRFGRVWQATPPKDDVVAAVRGFLLTSRRLYRRALKTSVLAALDLRTNQLAYRLCLMLARILNSKIIGGHFHFQALSAPFRIWSDGAINPVADELPELRALNELELDDRKERLRILNDPQWEKNFCRMWMKGREGLSLARLMRWLRLDHVVLSRSLADMNVVECPLPHWCGKTLKEPYRRLQLWRTSGGRYGAENAAEAELFRKARDSVQNDALFLLFLLREWDTALRWNTVIANNNPDILRHLLFHPMTLPGFNDSGAHLANIAFYDGNLRTLKIAQEDGAVRVAESIMRLTSIPAEFFGLDVGVIRTGAKADLCLIDPEALRLWNPEQTCELQERSELGCRAMVNRPVGVVREVMVSGRRVWIEGEYADGLGAMSYGSVLRAR
- a CDS encoding 4-(cytidine 5'-diphospho)-2-C-methyl-D-erythritol kinase; the protein is MSHTEAAHAKINLYLHVTGKRPDGYHLLDSLVVFAGAADQLTYVPSATPLSLELTGPFGRKLAAEATDDNLVIRAARLLTESGDTPLTGRLVLEKNLPVASGIGGGSADAAATLRLVDRVLALGTPEQRLLSIAEQLGADVPVCLVQKPILMRGIGEQLDPAPTLPACGIVLVNCGEAVSTPAIFKARNAAFSGDAILPTGWPSATAMTDDLQRLSNDLEPPACALCPSISIVLDAIGALPGCLLSRMSGSGATCFGLFDTAESAEAAGSLLRQEQQNDWWIWAGPVL